The Carassius auratus strain Wakin chromosome 27, ASM336829v1, whole genome shotgun sequence genome includes a region encoding these proteins:
- the LOC113045413 gene encoding apoptosis-associated speck-like protein containing a CARD, whose product MSSFEAQFVDGHFAELVQRVTSVMAIADELKNKKMIHNEKYSEIRAEQTDQGKMRKLFEALNAGGDRVKNDFYYALRNHEPYLFKELGGGEAMDYIDGHQNNQLQLN is encoded by the exons ATGAGCAGCTTTG AGGCCCAGTTTGTGGATGGCCACTTCGCTGAGCTTGTTCAGAGGGTTACCTCAGTGATGGCAATAGCAGATGAACTAAAGAATAAGAAAATGATacataatgaaaaatattcaGAGATTAGAGCAGAACAAACAGACCAGGGCAAAATGAGAAAGCTCTTTGAAGCACTAAATGCTGGAGGAGACAGAGTGAAAAATGACTTCTATTATGCTCTGAGAAATCATGAACCATACCTCTTCAAAGAGCTGG GAGGTGGTGAAGCGATGGATTACATCGATGGCCACCAGAACAACCAGCTACAGTTAAACTGA
- the LOC113046259 gene encoding WD repeat-containing protein 47-like produces the protein MSFDEIVWITLRDSTAQFQEYYRQRLRVQQHLEQKQQQRELYQQMLQEGGVQQHEAPPTAKHNLTETFLTRSIQRLEELNVGMDDLGEEVQALSQQCNGGSNNKSVVRDASATPQTQEGCGGTSDVVTSTPQRSVGQAACPLPSQSPVLSQSSQRDKTGHDDSSLTCSKGPEKDKSKARFVMVNTLEDTQAVRAVAFHPTGTMYAVGSNSKMLRVCAYPDTLDTSGSGTSKPPVICFKRNKHHKGSIYCVAWSPCGQLLATGSNDKYVKVLPFNPETCNATGPDLEFSMHDGTIRDLAFMEGPESGGAILISAGAGDCNIYTTDCQRGQGLHALSGHTGHILSLYTWGGWMIASGSQDKTVRFWDLRVPSCVRVVGTAFQGAGSPVASVAVDPSGRLLASGQEDSSCMLYDIRGGRTVQTYRPHSSDVRSVRFSPGAHYLLTGSYDNKVIITDLQGDLTKPLPLTVVGEHADKVIQCRWHTHHLSFLSSSADRTVTLWTQAT, from the exons ATGTCCTTTGATGAGATCGTGTGGATTACG TTGCGGGACTCCACAGCACAGTTTCAGGAATATTACAGGCAGCGTTTGCGTGTGCAGCAACATCTGGAACAGAAGCAGCAGCAGAGGGAACTTTACCAGCAGATGCTGCAAGAGGGCGGAGTCCAGCAGCACGAGGCCCCGCCCACCGCTAAGCACAACCTCACAGAAACCTTCCTTACCAG gTCTATTCAGAGACTGGAGGAACTAAATGTGGGAATGGATGATTTGGGAGAAGAGGTGCAGGCTCTCTCTCAGCAGTGTAATGGAGGCAGTAATAACAAAAGTGTAGTGAGAGACGCTTCAGCCACACCACAGACACAGGAAGGGTGTGGAGGAACCAGCGATGTGGTCACCAGCACTCCTCAGAGGTCAGTAGGTCAAGCAGCCTGCCCTCTGCCCAGCCAGTCTCCTGTTCTGTCCCAGAG TTCCCAGAGAGACAAAACTGGACACGATGACAGTAGTTTGACCTGCTCTAAAGGCCCAGAG AAAGATAAGTCAAAAGCCAGGTTTGTGATGGTCAACACCCTGGAGGATACGCAGGCGGTCCGGGCCGTGGCCTTCCACCCCACAGGGACAATGTACGCTGTCGGCTCCAACTCTAAGATGCTGCGTGTGTGTGCCTATCCTGACACACTGGACACCAG tGGTTCGGGCACAAGTAAACCTCCTGTGATCTGCTTCAAGAGGAACAAGCATCACAAAGGCTCTATATATTGTGTAGCCTGGAGCCCATGTGGACAGCTACTGGCCACCGGCTCCAATGATAAATACGTCAAAGTGCTGCCCTTCAACCCTGAAACCTGCAATGCTACAG GACCTGATCTGGAGTTCAGTATGCATGATGGGACTATCAGAGATCTGGCGTTTATGGAGGGTCCTGAGAGCGGAGGGGCGATTTTAATCAGTGCAGGAGCCGGAGACTGTAACATCTATACAACTGACTGCCAGAGAGGACAGGGCCTGCACGCGCTGAGCGgacacacag GTCATATCCTGTCTCTGTACACGTGGGGGGGCTGGATGATAGCGTCCGGCTCTCAGGATAAGACGGTGCGCTTCTGGGACCTGCGAGTGCCCAGCTGTGTGAGAGTGGTGGGGACAGCCTTTCAAGGAGCAG GCAGTCCTGTGGCGTCGGTGGCAGTGGACCCGAGCGGGCGtctgttggcatcagggcaggagGACAGCTCCTGTATGCTGTATGACATCAGAGGCGGGCGCACGGTTCAGACGTACCGGCCTCACTCCAGCGATGTCCGATCGGTGCGTTTCTCCCCCGGCGCTCATTACCTGCTCACAGGATCCTACGACAACAAGGTCATCATCACCGACCTGCAAG GTGACCTGACGAAGCCGCTGCCGTTGACCGTTGTGGGAGAGCATGCTGATAAAGTGATTCAGTGCAGGTGGCACACACATCACCTCTCTTTCCTGTCCTCCTCTGCTGACCGCACGGTCACACTCTGGACACAGGCCACGTAG